Proteins from one Pontibacter korlensis genomic window:
- a CDS encoding enoyl-CoA hydratase/isomerase family protein: MAIFENLLLNQQNGILTITINRADKLNALNIETIREIRNAMQQVYDDASIKGAIITGAGAKAFVAGADITEIAELSEVTARSFAERGQEVFAMIERSNKPVIAAVNGFALGGGCELAMACHIRVASESARFGQPEVNLGLIPGYGGTQRLTQLVGKGKAMELMMTADMVTAPEALQLGLVNHVVPQEELMSKSVEIMEKIMGKAPLAIGLVIECVNAVFNKDENGYQTEANAFARCCTSEDFVEGTSAFMEKRKANFTGN; the protein is encoded by the coding sequence ATGGCAATATTCGAAAACCTCCTGCTCAACCAGCAAAATGGTATCCTAACCATTACCATCAATCGCGCTGATAAGCTGAATGCCCTGAACATCGAGACAATCAGGGAGATAAGGAATGCGATGCAGCAAGTGTATGATGATGCTAGCATAAAAGGAGCCATCATTACTGGTGCCGGTGCAAAAGCCTTTGTAGCAGGTGCCGACATTACAGAGATTGCCGAGCTTAGTGAGGTAACAGCCCGTAGTTTTGCTGAAAGAGGCCAAGAAGTTTTTGCCATGATTGAGCGCAGCAATAAGCCCGTGATAGCTGCCGTAAATGGTTTTGCTTTGGGTGGCGGCTGTGAGTTAGCGATGGCCTGCCATATCCGTGTGGCCTCAGAAAGCGCACGTTTTGGCCAGCCAGAGGTAAACCTGGGCCTAATACCAGGCTATGGTGGTACGCAGCGCCTGACACAACTGGTAGGCAAAGGAAAAGCTATGGAGCTGATGATGACCGCTGATATGGTTACTGCACCGGAAGCCCTGCAACTGGGCCTGGTGAACCATGTGGTGCCACAGGAAGAGTTGATGTCTAAAAGCGTTGAGATAATGGAGAAGATCATGGGCAAAGCTCCGTTAGCCATAGGACTTGTGATTGAATGTGTGAATGCCGTATTCAACAAAGACGAGAATGGTTATCAGACAGAAGCCAATGCTTTCGCCCGTTGCTGCACCTCTGAAGACTTTGTAGAAGGAACCAGCGCCTTTATGGAGAAGCGCAAGGCTAACTTCACAGGAAACTAA
- a CDS encoding polysaccharide biosynthesis C-terminal domain-containing protein, which yields MSIAKKLVGQTAAYGLSSIVGRALNYLLVPVYTAVFLPEEYGVVSYLYAFVAFFNIMYTYGMETAFFRFANKAGADWRKYYNQVLSLIICSSITFTAILILASGAIANYIGYPEQREYVVWLALVLAIDAIVAIPFARLRLENKAIKFAGIKLTNILLTVGANLFFLVLCRDIYQGDYLQGLRPLVTSIHNPAFGVGYIFLINLVANALLLPMLWREFRDYKFHLSKEVIQPMWQYAYPLLFMGLAGMVNEVIDRILLEQWLPESFYPNMSNMAAVGVYSACYKLSIFMTLTIQAFRYAAEPFFFSQAQDKNSPQTFALVMKWFVIACAFIFLFISANLEDFALLLRSQEYREGIMVVPVLLLANLFLGVYYNLSVWFKLTDKTHFGTYISFGGAAVTIIFNLLLIPVLGYMGSAIATLICYLSMAVASYLLGNRHYPIPYPVKTILAYVLLATGLVWLALEVEIQDFWLRHAYHLGICAVFAIVVWLRERPRFLKL from the coding sequence ATGAGTATAGCCAAGAAATTGGTCGGGCAGACTGCTGCCTATGGTTTGAGCAGCATTGTAGGCCGGGCACTGAACTACCTGCTCGTTCCGGTTTATACAGCCGTATTCCTGCCGGAGGAGTATGGTGTGGTGTCGTACCTCTACGCCTTTGTAGCCTTCTTCAACATCATGTACACGTATGGTATGGAGACGGCCTTTTTTCGCTTTGCAAACAAGGCTGGCGCAGACTGGCGCAAGTACTATAACCAGGTACTCAGCCTCATCATCTGCAGCAGCATTACGTTTACGGCCATCCTTATACTTGCCTCCGGTGCCATTGCCAATTACATTGGGTATCCAGAACAACGGGAGTATGTGGTATGGCTGGCGCTGGTGCTGGCCATAGATGCCATTGTGGCCATACCTTTTGCCCGCCTCCGCCTGGAGAACAAGGCCATTAAATTTGCTGGTATCAAGCTCACCAACATTCTACTTACTGTTGGCGCTAACCTGTTCTTCTTAGTACTGTGCCGCGACATTTACCAGGGAGATTACTTGCAAGGGCTACGCCCACTTGTCACAAGTATCCACAATCCTGCCTTTGGGGTAGGCTATATTTTCCTGATAAACCTGGTGGCAAATGCCCTGCTCTTACCTATGCTCTGGCGCGAATTCCGCGACTATAAGTTTCACCTCAGCAAAGAAGTAATACAACCCATGTGGCAGTATGCGTATCCGCTGCTTTTTATGGGCTTAGCCGGGATGGTAAACGAGGTAATCGATCGGATTCTGCTGGAACAGTGGTTACCCGAAAGCTTTTACCCTAACATGAGCAACATGGCTGCTGTTGGTGTTTATAGCGCCTGCTATAAGCTGTCCATCTTCATGACGCTTACCATACAGGCCTTTCGCTATGCTGCTGAGCCTTTTTTCTTTTCGCAGGCACAGGACAAGAATTCTCCTCAAACCTTTGCTTTGGTAATGAAGTGGTTTGTAATTGCCTGTGCCTTCATTTTTCTTTTCATCTCAGCTAACCTGGAAGACTTCGCTCTTCTACTGCGTAGCCAGGAGTACCGCGAAGGCATTATGGTAGTGCCAGTGCTGCTATTGGCCAACCTGTTTCTGGGCGTATACTACAACTTATCAGTGTGGTTTAAGCTGACGGATAAAACACATTTTGGCACCTACATCAGCTTTGGAGGGGCAGCTGTTACTATAATTTTTAATCTGCTGCTGATACCTGTACTTGGGTATATGGGCTCTGCCATCGCTACGCTTATTTGCTACCTGAGTATGGCTGTGGCTAGCTACCTGCTGGGCAACCGCCATTACCCTATCCCTTACCCTGTAAAAACCATACTTGCTTATGTGCTGCTGGCAACCGGGTTGGTGTGGTTGGCTTTAGAAGTTGAGATACAGGACTTTTGGCTCCGCCATGCCTACCACTTGGGCATTTGTGCCGTATTCGCCATAGTAGTATGGCTGCGGGAGCGTCCTCGCTTCCTTAAATTATAA
- the dut gene encoding dUTP diphosphatase, with protein sequence MNNKNLPVNVINQSKHDLPSYQTIHSAGMDLRANLEAPVTLKPLQRALIPTGLFIELPEGHEAQIRPRSGLAYKQGISIVNSPGTIDADYRGEIKVLLVNLSDQDFVVEDGERVAQMVVAKYERVAWQEASSLPDTERGAGGYGSTGTK encoded by the coding sequence ATGAACAACAAGAACCTGCCGGTTAACGTCATTAATCAATCAAAGCACGATTTACCGAGCTACCAAACAATACATTCTGCAGGCATGGACCTGCGGGCAAACCTGGAGGCGCCAGTTACGTTGAAGCCACTGCAGCGTGCCCTTATCCCAACCGGGCTTTTCATAGAACTCCCAGAGGGGCACGAGGCACAAATTCGCCCGAGAAGCGGCTTAGCGTACAAGCAGGGCATTTCCATTGTTAACAGCCCAGGCACGATAGACGCAGATTATCGCGGCGAGATAAAAGTGTTGCTGGTTAACCTGTCGGACCAGGACTTTGTGGTGGAAGACGGAGAGCGTGTTGCCCAGATGGTTGTTGCCAAGTATGAGCGTGTAGCGTGGCAGGAGGCAAGCAGCCTTCCCGACACCGAGCGCGGCGCAGGCGGCTACGGCAGTACCGGCACCAAATAG
- a CDS encoding sugar phosphate nucleotidyltransferase, with the protein MRIIIPMAGMGKRMRPHTLTVPKPLIPIAGKPIVQRLVEDIAKVCHEPIEEVAFIIGHFGEQVEKDLKEIATQVGAKGTIVYQEEALGTAHAILCAKESLEGKVVVAFADTLFNADFQLDTNADGTIWVQRVEDPRPFGVIKLNENNEITDFVEKPQEFISDLAIIGIYYFRDGAYLRDELQYLLDNDIKDKGEYQLTNALENMKNKGTKFIPAVISEWLDCGNKNATVYTNQRYLEYIKDEEGLVATSAKLENAVIIPPVYIGENAKITNSVVGPHVSIGNNTSVYNSVVSNSIIQENTSLKNGNVANSMLGNFVVFEGRQSDLSLGDYNTLAE; encoded by the coding sequence ATGAGGATTATCATACCGATGGCCGGAATGGGCAAGCGTATGCGCCCCCACACACTTACAGTTCCTAAACCATTGATACCTATCGCGGGCAAGCCAATTGTACAGCGTCTGGTAGAGGACATTGCAAAAGTATGTCACGAGCCTATTGAAGAAGTAGCTTTCATTATTGGCCATTTCGGCGAGCAGGTAGAAAAAGACCTAAAGGAAATTGCCACTCAGGTAGGCGCCAAAGGTACTATTGTATACCAGGAGGAGGCACTAGGCACAGCTCATGCTATACTTTGCGCTAAAGAATCTTTAGAGGGTAAAGTGGTGGTTGCTTTTGCCGACACACTTTTCAACGCTGACTTCCAGCTCGACACAAACGCCGATGGCACTATCTGGGTACAGCGCGTAGAGGATCCACGTCCTTTTGGAGTTATCAAGCTGAATGAGAACAACGAGATTACTGATTTTGTAGAAAAGCCACAGGAATTTATTTCTGACTTGGCTATTATCGGTATCTACTACTTCCGCGATGGCGCTTACCTGCGCGACGAGCTGCAGTACCTACTCGATAACGACATCAAGGATAAAGGCGAATATCAGCTAACCAATGCCCTGGAGAACATGAAGAACAAGGGCACCAAGTTTATACCTGCCGTTATCTCAGAATGGCTTGACTGCGGAAATAAAAACGCAACAGTTTATACTAATCAACGCTATTTAGAGTATATAAAGGATGAGGAAGGCCTGGTGGCAACATCGGCGAAGCTGGAGAACGCAGTTATCATACCTCCTGTATACATTGGTGAAAACGCAAAGATCACAAATTCAGTAGTTGGTCCGCACGTTTCTATTGGTAACAACACAAGTGTGTACAACTCTGTGGTAAGCAACTCCATCATTCAGGAGAACACAAGCCTCAAAAACGGCAATGTTGCAAACTCAATGCTCGGCAACTTTGTTGTGTTTGAAGGCCGCCAGTCTGACCTCAGCCTAGGCGACTACAACACACTTGCTGAGTAA
- a CDS encoding tetratricopeptide repeat protein, with amino-acid sequence MTTYRNFILATCCLAFIATGTAEAQNNKKKGKAPQQEAPAPQVQAPSERDRQISEAMFLDGMKYFMLEDYQQALQLFQKAYTVTPNNAALNYKIGETYLHLREPKSAMPFALAAVNLEKTNAYYYLLLTQLYAEQQQYDAAAQAFNDLLRNVPNSNEYLFNLADLYLSQSRYDDALRTYDRIEKEFGEMEQLLVNRQQIYLRQKNVDKAIAEGEKLLKAYPTEMQYFLSQAELYNAARRTDDAIATLNKALRLDPNNPFAHLMLSDLSRQKGEFTESERQVKLAFASAELDIDTKVRILVDFIRQLPNPQIEEVALELVDLTIEKHPDEAKAYAVAADLQTIVGRKEVARNNYLKAVKLDDSHFKIWQQIVLLDAELEEPAAMVKHAEQALELFPNQAVFWFYSGTGHLIEKNYEKAVKALEYGKRLSIGEPELVLQFNMQLGDGYNSLKDYQKSDAAYEAVLAQDANNEHVLNNYSYFLSLRGENLPRAKQMSEQLIKLHPNNPTYLDTHAWVLYKMGEYTTARKYLEQAVAISDDATIVEHYGDVLFKLGKQEEAVSQWQKAKLKGEASAFIDRKIKEKKLYE; translated from the coding sequence ATGACCACATACAGAAACTTCATACTTGCCACCTGCTGTCTGGCCTTTATAGCCACAGGCACTGCTGAGGCCCAAAACAACAAAAAGAAAGGCAAAGCTCCGCAACAGGAGGCCCCGGCACCACAGGTGCAAGCACCGAGCGAGCGTGACAGGCAGATAAGCGAGGCAATGTTTCTGGATGGAATGAAATATTTTATGCTGGAGGACTATCAACAAGCCCTCCAGCTTTTTCAAAAAGCCTACACTGTTACTCCCAACAACGCTGCTTTAAACTATAAGATTGGCGAAACATACCTGCACTTGCGGGAGCCAAAGTCGGCTATGCCTTTTGCCCTGGCAGCTGTTAACCTTGAGAAAACAAACGCTTATTATTACCTGCTGCTAACGCAGCTCTACGCAGAGCAACAGCAGTATGATGCCGCTGCACAGGCCTTTAATGACCTGCTGCGCAACGTGCCTAACTCCAACGAATACCTCTTCAACCTTGCAGACCTGTACTTGTCTCAGTCTCGCTACGACGATGCGCTGCGCACCTATGATCGCATAGAAAAAGAGTTTGGCGAGATGGAACAGCTCCTGGTAAACCGCCAGCAGATATACCTGCGCCAGAAAAATGTAGACAAGGCAATTGCTGAAGGAGAAAAGCTACTGAAGGCGTACCCAACTGAGATGCAGTACTTCCTCTCTCAGGCGGAGCTGTATAATGCAGCCAGACGCACTGACGACGCTATCGCAACGCTTAACAAGGCACTGCGCCTGGACCCGAACAACCCCTTTGCTCATCTTATGCTGTCAGACCTGAGCCGCCAGAAAGGCGAGTTTACGGAGTCGGAGCGTCAGGTGAAATTAGCTTTTGCCAGTGCAGAGCTTGATATAGACACTAAAGTTCGAATACTAGTAGATTTCATACGGCAGCTGCCAAACCCACAGATAGAGGAAGTGGCTTTGGAGCTGGTAGATCTCACTATAGAGAAACACCCAGATGAAGCCAAAGCCTATGCCGTAGCTGCTGACCTGCAGACAATAGTGGGTCGGAAGGAAGTTGCGCGCAACAACTATCTGAAAGCAGTTAAGCTGGATGATTCCCATTTTAAGATTTGGCAGCAAATAGTGTTGCTAGATGCTGAACTGGAGGAACCTGCAGCCATGGTTAAGCATGCAGAGCAGGCGCTGGAGTTGTTCCCGAACCAGGCTGTGTTTTGGTTCTACAGCGGCACAGGCCATTTGATTGAAAAGAATTATGAAAAGGCCGTAAAGGCGCTGGAGTATGGCAAGCGCTTGTCTATTGGGGAACCAGAACTGGTTCTACAGTTTAACATGCAGCTGGGTGATGGTTATAACTCCCTGAAAGATTACCAAAAGTCTGACGCGGCTTATGAAGCTGTGCTGGCGCAGGACGCTAACAACGAGCACGTGCTAAACAACTATAGCTATTTCCTCTCTCTAAGAGGTGAGAACTTACCCCGTGCCAAGCAAATGTCAGAGCAGCTTATAAAGCTGCACCCTAATAACCCTACCTATTTAGATACCCATGCCTGGGTGCTTTACAAGATGGGCGAGTACACAACAGCCCGTAAGTACCTAGAGCAAGCAGTGGCTATCTCCGATGATGCCACCATTGTAGAGCATTATGGCGACGTGCTCTTTAAATTAGGCAAGCAAGAAGAAGCTGTAAGCCAATGGCAAAAAGCCAAATTAAAAGGAGAAGCCTCCGCATTTATCGATAGAAAGATAAAAGAGAAGAAACTGTATGAGTAA
- a CDS encoding DUF4292 domain-containing protein translates to MSKHMLLFLFGLLLLAGCKKETAPTTASTTTTTVGEVKVNNLDFTYLSTKGQITLNDKNDNLSSGVSIRMQKDSVIWVSVLPGLGIEAARMMLTQDSVYFMNRLKKEYAATDYGFLRNKLQVDVNFDVLQAILLGNYQSVGAEKVMSVEGQQYIQQQRHNLTFDYYISNQNSKLQQLNAKDINTGNTITVKYNSFEPIGQVPFAYELIAQILQKGQVSDFTLKHSRVTISDEPLSFPFGVPGDYKHLTFN, encoded by the coding sequence ATGAGTAAGCACATGCTGCTTTTCCTGTTCGGCCTGCTGTTACTGGCAGGCTGCAAGAAGGAAACTGCACCTACCACAGCCTCCACCACCACTACCACTGTTGGAGAGGTAAAAGTTAATAACCTCGACTTTACTTACCTAAGCACCAAAGGGCAGATTACCCTGAACGACAAGAACGACAACCTGTCCTCAGGTGTAAGCATCCGTATGCAGAAGGATAGTGTAATTTGGGTGTCAGTACTTCCTGGCTTGGGAATTGAGGCTGCCCGCATGATGCTAACACAGGACTCGGTATACTTTATGAACCGCCTGAAGAAGGAATATGCCGCAACAGACTATGGTTTTCTGCGAAACAAGCTGCAGGTAGATGTAAACTTTGATGTGCTACAGGCTATACTTCTAGGTAATTATCAATCGGTAGGTGCCGAAAAGGTAATGAGCGTTGAAGGGCAGCAGTACATACAGCAACAGCGCCACAACCTCACGTTCGATTATTACATCAGCAACCAGAATAGTAAGCTACAGCAGCTAAACGCAAAAGACATCAATACAGGCAATACAATTACAGTAAAGTATAACAGCTTCGAACCTATAGGCCAGGTGCCGTTTGCTTATGAGCTGATAGCACAAATACTACAAAAAGGGCAAGTTTCAGATTTCACCCTGAAGCATAGCCGTGTCACCATTTCAGATGAGCCTCTCTCGTTTCCATTCGGAGTACCAGGCGACTATAAGCACCTCACTTTTAATTAA
- a CDS encoding murein hydrolase activator EnvC family protein, which yields MKALYRIAFFLLLLSLPMATMAQKKSKAQLEKEKKENLTRIKEANQILQQTKKQKQASIGQLNAIKEKITVQKGVIDNISREINFIESDVKETEGIVGSLQRDLDKLKEEYATMVYAASKTANSYNKLMFLFASDSFNQFVMRLRYLQQYSEARKKQAEQINKVQAVLSGQLTILESKKQQKKSLLGKQVAESKNLQSLKQQQDSVITRLSQQESNLKKEVAQRQQAVKKLDNLIADIVREEIARAARAARAAGKETSGSPNKITLTPEAALISSSFAGNKGRLSWPVERGFISQKFGRHNHPVLKGVVVENRGVDIQTAQGATARAIFEGKVLTVASVPGMNNIVMVQHGEYFTVYAKLKTVSVKPGQTVKLKDNIGTVYTDSDGTTELQFQIWKNSSNMNPESWIVKQ from the coding sequence ATGAAGGCCCTTTACAGAATAGCCTTTTTTCTACTTCTGCTGAGCCTACCGATGGCCACTATGGCCCAGAAAAAGTCTAAGGCGCAGCTGGAGAAAGAAAAAAAGGAAAACCTCACCCGAATAAAAGAAGCTAACCAGATTCTGCAACAGACCAAAAAGCAGAAGCAGGCTTCTATTGGCCAGCTCAATGCCATCAAGGAGAAAATTACAGTTCAGAAAGGTGTTATCGACAACATCTCACGAGAAATTAATTTTATAGAATCTGACGTAAAGGAGACAGAAGGTATTGTTGGCTCCTTACAAAGAGATCTCGACAAGCTAAAGGAAGAGTATGCCACGATGGTTTACGCTGCCTCAAAAACAGCGAACAGCTATAATAAACTCATGTTCCTGTTTGCCTCCGACTCTTTTAACCAGTTTGTGATGCGCCTGCGCTACCTGCAGCAGTATTCAGAAGCACGCAAAAAACAGGCTGAGCAGATTAATAAAGTACAGGCAGTGCTTAGCGGGCAATTAACCATACTTGAATCGAAGAAACAGCAGAAAAAAAGCCTATTGGGCAAACAGGTAGCTGAAAGTAAAAACCTGCAAAGCCTGAAACAGCAGCAGGATAGTGTTATTACACGACTTAGCCAACAGGAAAGCAACCTGAAGAAAGAGGTAGCACAGCGCCAGCAGGCAGTTAAAAAGCTAGACAACCTTATTGCTGACATTGTGCGGGAAGAAATTGCCCGTGCCGCCCGTGCCGCCCGTGCGGCAGGTAAGGAAACTAGCGGTAGTCCGAACAAGATTACACTTACACCAGAGGCAGCCCTCATATCTTCATCGTTTGCCGGCAACAAAGGCAGGCTGTCCTGGCCGGTAGAAAGAGGCTTTATCTCGCAGAAATTCGGACGCCACAATCACCCTGTGCTGAAAGGCGTTGTAGTCGAGAACCGAGGTGTAGATATTCAGACGGCACAAGGCGCCACGGCTCGAGCTATATTTGAAGGAAAAGTACTAACGGTGGCGTCGGTACCCGGCATGAATAATATTGTAATGGTACAACATGGTGAGTACTTTACGGTATACGCCAAACTTAAAACTGTAAGTGTAAAACCAGGGCAGACCGTTAAGCTAAAAGATAACATCGGTACTGTGTATACAGACAGTGACGGCACCACTGAACTTCAGTTTCAGATCTGGAAGAACAGCTCCAACATGAACCCTGAAAGCTGGATAGTGAAACAGTAG
- a CDS encoding Sec-independent protein translocase subunit TatA/TatB, with protein MGITNIFLFIGGLGGTEVVLILFAILLLFGAKRIPELAKGLGRGIREFKDATKEIKSDIESSVKDDNSTTK; from the coding sequence ATGGGTATCACCAACATTTTCTTATTTATTGGAGGCCTAGGCGGTACAGAAGTAGTTCTGATTCTGTTTGCCATTCTGTTACTGTTCGGCGCTAAGCGTATTCCTGAACTGGCTAAAGGTCTTGGACGTGGCATCCGCGAGTTCAAAGATGCTACCAAAGAAATTAAGAGCGACATCGAGAGCTCAGTAAAAGACGACAACAGCACCACGAAGTAA
- a CDS encoding Sec-independent protein translocase subunit TatA/TatB, producing the protein MCLNVVFLFLGDLGGGEMMVILTAILLLFGADKIPNIARSFGRGMREFKDATNEIKNELEQSIKDDPKSKKG; encoded by the coding sequence ATGTGCCTTAATGTTGTTTTCCTCTTCCTGGGGGACCTGGGTGGAGGTGAGATGATGGTTATTCTAACCGCCATCCTTTTGCTGTTTGGCGCAGATAAGATTCCAAATATTGCCCGCTCTTTTGGCAGAGGCATGAGGGAATTCAAAGACGCAACAAACGAAATCAAAAATGAACTAGAGCAGTCCATTAAAGACGATCCTAAGTCCAAAAAAGGTTGA
- the gatA gene encoding Asp-tRNA(Asn)/Glu-tRNA(Gln) amidotransferase subunit GatA: MRQYNSLRDIRTDIANGQVSCRQLVEQYLQNIKEKAELNAFLEIFEDEALAQAEAVDKKLADGTAGKLAGMVIGIKDVLAYEGHSLQASSKILNGFKSLYTASAVKRLLDEDAVIIGRQNCDEFAMGASNENSAFGNVLNADDPNRVPGGSSGGSAVAVQADLCLASIGSDTGGSVRQPASFCGVVGFKPTYSRISRYGLIAYASSFDQIGLITKNVEDAALLLEVIAGQDGMDSTASQREVPAYSELLQTDKKYKIGYIRDCFEREGLETEVKDAILGVKDMLRDAGHEVEAVDFPYLDFMVPTYYILTTAEASSNLGRYDGVKYGFRSENVTDLTSLYKKTRAEGFGEEVQRRIMLGTFVLSADYYDAYYTKAQKVRRLIKEKTDELLQAYDFLILPTAPTTAFKIGENTANPLAMYLADIFTVQASLAGVPAISIPVGRDANGLSIGLQLMTRSFEEPQLLAFSNYILDKITVEA, translated from the coding sequence TTGAGACAGTATAATTCGCTACGAGACATCCGCACAGACATTGCCAATGGCCAGGTCTCGTGCAGGCAATTGGTAGAGCAGTACCTCCAGAACATTAAGGAGAAGGCTGAGCTGAATGCTTTCCTTGAGATTTTTGAAGATGAGGCATTGGCACAGGCCGAAGCCGTTGATAAGAAGTTAGCCGACGGCACGGCAGGTAAGCTGGCAGGTATGGTGATAGGCATAAAGGACGTGCTGGCCTATGAGGGGCACAGTCTGCAAGCCTCCAGCAAAATCCTGAACGGCTTTAAGTCGCTTTATACTGCCTCCGCAGTTAAACGATTACTTGATGAGGATGCTGTTATCATAGGCCGCCAAAACTGCGATGAATTTGCCATGGGCGCTTCTAATGAAAACTCCGCCTTTGGGAATGTCCTAAATGCTGACGACCCTAACCGTGTACCAGGTGGTTCTTCGGGAGGTTCGGCAGTAGCTGTGCAAGCAGATTTGTGCCTTGCCTCTATAGGCTCTGACACAGGTGGCTCAGTACGTCAACCTGCCTCGTTCTGTGGTGTTGTAGGTTTCAAGCCTACATACTCACGTATTTCCCGTTATGGGCTTATTGCTTATGCTTCTTCGTTCGACCAAATTGGCCTGATCACGAAAAATGTTGAAGATGCGGCCCTGCTACTGGAAGTAATAGCCGGACAGGATGGTATGGACAGCACTGCTAGCCAGCGTGAGGTGCCAGCTTACAGCGAGCTATTACAGACTGATAAAAAGTATAAAATTGGTTACATCCGCGACTGCTTCGAGCGTGAAGGCTTGGAGACAGAAGTTAAGGATGCCATACTTGGCGTAAAGGACATGCTGCGTGATGCAGGCCATGAGGTAGAGGCTGTGGATTTCCCCTACTTGGACTTTATGGTGCCTACTTACTACATCCTGACCACTGCAGAGGCCAGCTCTAACTTGGGCCGCTACGATGGTGTAAAATATGGCTTCCGCTCAGAAAATGTAACCGACCTTACATCGTTGTACAAAAAGACTAGAGCCGAGGGCTTTGGCGAGGAAGTACAGCGACGTATTATGCTAGGTACCTTCGTACTTAGCGCAGACTATTACGACGCTTATTATACTAAGGCACAAAAAGTTAGGCGCCTTATAAAAGAGAAGACCGACGAGTTGCTTCAGGCATATGATTTTCTTATCTTGCCTACAGCTCCTACTACAGCTTTTAAGATAGGAGAAAATACAGCGAACCCGTTGGCCATGTATCTGGCTGATATCTTTACGGTTCAGGCCTCGCTTGCAGGCGTACCAGCCATCTCTATTCCGGTTGGGCGAGATGCCAACGGCCTGTCCATCGGGTTGCAATTAATGACCCGCTCATTTGAGGAGCCGCAACTGCTTGCTTTCTCAAATTACATCCTGGACAAGATAACCGTTGAAGCATAA